The window GGTTACGGCAAAGCGCTCGACGGCTACCTCAAAGTCAAAACCGAGCAGCAGGTACGCGCCAAAGAAGAAGACGCATCCGCAGACTTCTCTACCGAAGCTCCCGCCAAAGAGATCCTGTCTCCATCACCCGCACTGGTCGTTGACACCAACGCCTGGCAAACGCGCATCCGCGATCTCTCCGGCATCTTCAAGCAATATCCCGATGTCTTCTTCAACAATGTCACCCTCGAAGCCTCAACGGAAACCGACTACTTCGTCTCCTCAGAAGGAGCTAAGGTCGCTACACCCAGCCACGTCGCGCGCCTGGTCATCGTAGCCCGCACCCGAGCAGCCGACGGCATGGACCTATTTCGCGCTGAGACCTTCGAAGCCGACGAAGTCGCTCACCTCCCCGATCAAAAAACTCTTACCGATAAAACAGTCGCCATGGCCAAAAACCTCGTAGCCCTGCGCGAGGCTCCAGTTACCGAACCTTTCAACGGTCCCGCAATCCTCAGCGGTCGCGCCTCTGCCGTCTTCTTTCACGAAGTCCTCGGCCACCGCCTCGAAGGCCAGCGTCAGCGCGGCGACGACGAAGGTCAAACTTTCACCAAACTCCTCGGCAAGCAAATCCTGCCGCCCTTCCTGAGCGTCTCCGACGATCCAACCCTCGCCGAATTCAACGGAATCCCACTCAGCGGCCACTACAGCTACGACGACGAAGGTCAACCCGCTCGCCGCGTCGATCTCATCAAAGACGGCATCCTCGACACCTTCCTCATGTCGCGTCTTCCCATCGCCAGCTTCTCCACTTCAAACGGCCACGGCCGCGCCGAAACCGGACACATGCCAACCGGCCGCCAAGGCAACCTCATCGTCACCTCGTCCAAGACAGTCAGCGACACCGAGCTCCGCGAGATGTTAAAGGCCGAAGCAAAAAAACAAGGGAAGCCCTACGGCCTCTACTTTGAAGACATCTCCTCTGGCTTCGCTGTCACCACGCGCCGCTCGCCACAGGCCTTCCAGGTCATCCCACTCGTCGTCTATCGCGTCTACGTCGATGGCCGTCCCGACGAACTTGTTCGTGGCGTCAGCATCGTAGGAACCCCGCAAGCTGCGCTCAACCGCATCCTCGCCACAGATAATAAGCAGGACATCTTCAACGGCATCTGCGGTGCCGAATCCGGCAGCATCCCAGTAAGCGCAGTCGCCCCGGCCATGCTGGTCAGCGAAATCGAAACCCAGCGTCAGGCGCAGGGCACGGCACGCCCACCCATTCTCCCGCCTCCCGGTGCAGACACCACCCCAGCTAACGGCAAGGGAGGCCAATAATGAATTTAATCTTAAAAAAGTTCAAAAAAAGCAATCTTCTATCTGCAGCTCTGTTATCCGCAACTCTAATTAGCACAACCATAGTTACAAATACACTCTCGGCAGAGTCACCTACGCCAATAAACGATCCACTCCTCCGCGCTATGCGGACCGAACTCGACCGCGAGAAGACCCTCCTGCTCCCAGGCATGCAGAAACCGTACTTCGTCGAGTACCGCCTGGACGATCTCACCAGCTACGAGGCCGTCGCCAACTACGGTGCGCTCACTCGCGAAGAGGACAACCACCAACGTATCGTTCGCGTCACCGTCCGCATCGGCGACTACGCCGCCGACAGCAGCAGCAGCCGCGGCGACGGCACCCTTGAACTAGCCCCCACCGACGACAACCCCGAAGCCCTGCGCTACGCCCTCTGGATCGCAACCGACACCGCCTACAAAAACGCCCTCCGCGCATACTCCGCCAAACAAGCCGCGCTCAAGCAGTTTCAATCCTCCCAGAATCAGCCGGACTTCGCTCAAGTCAAGCCTGTCGTCCAAATATTGCCGCTTGTCACCCTCGACCTCGACCGCAGCGAATGGAAGCGGCGCATCGTCGAAGCCAGCGGTCTCTTCGCGTCCGACCCGCAAGCCCGCTCCTTCGCCGAACACGTCCAATACTCCACCGCTA is drawn from Edaphobacter lichenicola and contains these coding sequences:
- a CDS encoding metallopeptidase TldD-related protein, with the protein product MMRQRVAVAGISIAGLVVVAISSVGQNAVAATNTPEPAPAVVLLDTMESELHRAMDSLGNNATDATQQPKPYFLSYAVSESDSIGMSAQFGAINGSRENHRRVADVQVRIGAAAEDNTHGDHRNSALTTIPLPLTNDTEAISRTLWFATNRGYGKALDGYLKVKTEQQVRAKEEDASADFSTEAPAKEILSPSPALVVDTNAWQTRIRDLSGIFKQYPDVFFNNVTLEASTETDYFVSSEGAKVATPSHVARLVIVARTRAADGMDLFRAETFEADEVAHLPDQKTLTDKTVAMAKNLVALREAPVTEPFNGPAILSGRASAVFFHEVLGHRLEGQRQRGDDEGQTFTKLLGKQILPPFLSVSDDPTLAEFNGIPLSGHYSYDDEGQPARRVDLIKDGILDTFLMSRLPIASFSTSNGHGRAETGHMPTGRQGNLIVTSSKTVSDTELREMLKAEAKKQGKPYGLYFEDISSGFAVTTRRSPQAFQVIPLVVYRVYVDGRPDELVRGVSIVGTPQAALNRILATDNKQDIFNGICGAESGSIPVSAVAPAMLVSEIETQRQAQGTARPPILPPPGADTTPANGKGGQ